In Solidesulfovibrio carbinoliphilus subsp. oakridgensis, the sequence GGAGCTCGAGGACTCGGCCATCTTCTACGGCCCGGTCATGGCCGGCCAGTGGTACGACACCGAGGAAGAAGACGCCGAATAGCGACCGGCCCGGGGCCCCCCCGGGAGACCGCCGGGGAGGCAGATCCTCCCCGGCCCCTTTGCGCCACGGAGCCTGGGCGCTTGCGGCAGGGCCGGCCCTGGCCGCGAGCACCCGGGCTTCGTCAATTGGAGTGGACGGCCGCCCGGCCGTACGGCAAAAGAGGGTGTGGAACGCAAAGTGCGGCCGGGGCTTCCCGGTCCCGGATTTTCTTGAAGGAGACACCATCCATGCTTTTAATCGACGGCAAGAAAGTCGCGGCCGAACTGCGGGCGCGGGCCAAAAACGACGTGGACGCCATCGCCCGGGAATACGGCCGGCCACCGCACCTGGCCGTGGTCCTGGTCGGCGACGACCCGGCCTCCCAGATCTACGTCCGGTACAAGGAAAAGGCCTGCGAGGAGGTCGGCATCGTCTCGCGCATGTGGCGCCTTGACGCCGGCACCAGCCAGTGCCAGCTCGAAAAGCTCATCACCGAGCTCTCCGGCAGCGAGGATATCGACGGCATCCTGCTCCAGCTCCCCCTGCCCCGGGGCCTGGACGCCAACCGGTGCCTGGCCCTGGTCGATCCCAAAAAGGACGTGGACGGCTTCCACCCGGAAAACGTCGGCCGCCTGTCCATCGGCATGCCGAGCCTCAAGCCCTGCACGCCCTACGGCGTCATGAAGCTCCTCGAATACTACGGCCTGTCCCCGGCCGGCAAACGGGCCGTGGTGGTCGGACGCAGCAACATCGTGGGCAAGCCCATGGCCATGCTGCTGGCCGCCCAGAACCCCTTCGGCAACGCCACGGTCACCATCTGCCATTCCCGCACCCAGGATCTGGCCGAGATCTGCCGGCAGGCCGACCTGATCGTGCCGGCCATCGGCAAGCCGAGGCTCATCACCCGGGACATGGTCAAGCCCGGGGCCGTCATCGTGGACGTCGGGATGAACCGGCTGCCGGACGGAACGCTCTGCGGGGATGTGGACTTCGAGGGCGTAAAGGACGTAGTGTCGGCCATCACCCCCGTCCCCGGGGGGGTCGGCCCCATGACCATTGCCACGCTCATGAGCAACACGGTCGAGGCCTACCGCTGGCGGCTGGAAAAGCCGGCCTGCCCCCGGGAGGAACCGCTGCGAGGATAAAAGGCCCATGGCCCAGCCGTTCGCTTTTCCCACCCGTCCCGGCCCGACGGCGCCCGGCTGTCGGGCCGGGACGGATGCCGCCGCCCGGGGACGGGCCTAGGCCATGTTTTCCCTGGCCTCCATCCCGCACCTGGCCCGAAACGCCCGGCGCTTCCAGGAAGTGGCCCGGGTGCTGGCCAAGTACGGGCTGGCCGAGTTTCTCTCCGCAACCGGGCCCCGGTTCCTGCGGACCCGGCTGACCAGCCCGGCCGGGGCCAGCCTGGCCGGGCTGCGGCGCGAGGAGCGGCTGCGCCTGGCCCTGGCCGAGATCGGGGCCACGGGCATCAAGCTCGGCCAGATAATAAGCACCCGGCCGGACCTGATCGGTCCGGAAGTGGCGGCCGAGCTGGCCCTTTTGCGCGACAGCACCCCGCCCGATCCGCCCGAGGTCGTGCGCCGGACCATCACCGAGGCCCTGGGTGCCCCGCCCGAGGCCCTTTTCACCCGTTTCGAACCCGAGCCCGTGGCCTCGGCCTCCATCGGCCAGGTCCACCGGGCGTGGCTCACCGACGGCACCGAGGTGGTGGTCAAGGTCCAGCACGCCGGCATCGAGGAGAACGTCCGGGCCGA encodes:
- the folD gene encoding bifunctional methylenetetrahydrofolate dehydrogenase/methenyltetrahydrofolate cyclohydrolase FolD; the encoded protein is MLLIDGKKVAAELRARAKNDVDAIAREYGRPPHLAVVLVGDDPASQIYVRYKEKACEEVGIVSRMWRLDAGTSQCQLEKLITELSGSEDIDGILLQLPLPRGLDANRCLALVDPKKDVDGFHPENVGRLSIGMPSLKPCTPYGVMKLLEYYGLSPAGKRAVVVGRSNIVGKPMAMLLAAQNPFGNATVTICHSRTQDLAEICRQADLIVPAIGKPRLITRDMVKPGAVIVDVGMNRLPDGTLCGDVDFEGVKDVVSAITPVPGGVGPMTIATLMSNTVEAYRWRLEKPACPREEPLRG